A region of Nostoc sp. 'Peltigera membranacea cyanobiont' N6 DNA encodes the following proteins:
- a CDS encoding cyclase family protein, whose protein sequence is MIQPQGQNSITYTRVIHLSHVIDIDIPQWPGDPTVEFETVAELNNDGYYLRGFALGEHSATHINAPNSFHSYSMGIDQYPAQSLVVPAVVIDIRQATAINSDYALTVADVMAWEEEYGEIPKGCVVILNTGWQKKWFDKSAFLNHDAQGIAHFPGFGSDATQFLLKERQIAGLGIDTHGVDPGQDNTFATNRLVLEKPRIVLENLTNLDQLPPKGTTLAIGILRLRGGSGSPVGVLALVP, encoded by the coding sequence ATGATACAACCCCAAGGTCAAAATAGTATCACCTACACACGAGTTATCCATCTAAGTCATGTAATTGACATAGATATTCCCCAGTGGCCGGGAGATCCCACAGTAGAATTTGAAACTGTGGCTGAACTGAATAATGATGGCTATTATCTCCGAGGTTTCGCCTTGGGGGAACATAGCGCTACCCATATCAACGCCCCTAATAGCTTTCATAGCTATAGTATGGGAATTGACCAATACCCCGCCCAATCTCTGGTAGTACCTGCGGTGGTTATAGATATTCGCCAAGCCACAGCCATAAATTCTGATTATGCCCTGACTGTTGCTGATGTTATGGCTTGGGAAGAAGAATATGGTGAGATTCCTAAAGGGTGCGTAGTTATACTGAATACAGGTTGGCAAAAAAAGTGGTTTGATAAAAGTGCGTTCCTAAATCATGATGCTCAGGGTATTGCCCATTTTCCAGGGTTTGGTAGCGATGCGACTCAATTCTTACTGAAGGAACGGCAAATCGCTGGATTAGGAATTGATACTCATGGTGTAGATCCCGGACAGGATAACACTTTTGCTACTAATCGTCTGGTATTGGAAAAACCGCGTATTGTTTTAGAAAATCTCACCAATTTGGATCAGTTACCACCTAAAGGTACTACTCTAGCGATCGGAATTCTCAGGTTGCGCGGTGGTTCTGGTTCTCCTGTGGGTGTCTTGGCGTTAGTGCCTTAA
- a CDS encoding sensor histidine kinase: protein MFKLRKRWLKWRSRNFVLLSILVILSLSISVTAIISYNIIKGLLLNSLKQQVLLKTQQGQNEIDNWLAIRKTEIKTLANSAVVRSLDWSVMEPYLQSEVKRMQTFLLIAFATPDGALINTQGGRPNVKDREFFQRSMAGETVAADPIVGRTSNQLQIQISSPILGKTGTKPAGVFMGGIEIKRVVEAIGNLHQGEGSYAFALNSQGVPIAHPDIRLIGTPEKAAESFLNSPNLQLAKITQKMVAKHTNIELAQLDGKWNYVAYTPLKEANWSVALVVPQENIESPLQALNLLATVLGGLLVVGLIGGWRQVQLYEQIRDRALISSQQAQQLSETLKELQNTQAQLIQTEKMSSLGQLVAGVAHEINNPANFIHANLNHASQYSQDILDLLKLYEQAYPNPTPEISDRSQELDIEFLAEDLPKLMASMQVGTKRIRQIVLSLRNFSRLDEADMKFVDINEGLDNTLMILNHRLTATPNQSEIQIVKKYGDLPLVECYAGQLNQVFMNVLANAIDAIEESLVKNQRQICIRTELSDDKQVIIQIYDNGVGMSEEVKQRVFDYMFTTKPVGKGIGLGMAIAYQIIVDKHAGSIEVDSTPGRGTQFTIRIPLKSKNS from the coding sequence ATGTTTAAATTACGCAAACGTTGGTTGAAATGGCGATCGCGTAATTTCGTATTACTATCAATTTTGGTAATTCTGTCCCTTAGTATTAGCGTCACCGCAATCATTAGTTACAACATTATCAAAGGGCTATTGCTCAATAGTCTGAAGCAGCAAGTGCTGTTAAAAACACAACAAGGTCAAAATGAGATTGATAACTGGTTAGCCATTCGGAAGACAGAAATTAAAACTCTGGCAAATTCTGCTGTAGTGCGATCGCTAGATTGGTCTGTGATGGAACCTTATTTACAATCTGAGGTGAAGCGGATGCAAACATTTTTGCTCATCGCGTTCGCCACACCAGATGGTGCATTGATTAATACTCAAGGAGGACGGCCAAATGTTAAAGATCGAGAATTTTTTCAGCGCAGTATGGCAGGTGAAACAGTAGCCGCCGATCCGATTGTTGGGCGCACAAGCAATCAGTTGCAGATTCAGATTAGTTCCCCAATTCTCGGCAAAACAGGCACAAAACCAGCAGGTGTGTTCATGGGAGGAATTGAGATTAAGCGGGTGGTTGAGGCGATCGGCAATTTACATCAAGGTGAGGGTAGCTATGCCTTTGCACTAAATTCTCAAGGAGTTCCCATAGCTCATCCCGACATTCGACTGATTGGCACACCGGAAAAAGCTGCTGAGAGTTTTCTCAATTCACCTAATCTCCAGTTGGCAAAAATCACTCAAAAGATGGTAGCTAAACACACCAATATTGAATTGGCTCAACTGGATGGAAAATGGAATTATGTTGCTTATACTCCTCTGAAAGAAGCAAATTGGTCAGTCGCTCTAGTTGTACCACAAGAAAATATTGAATCACCATTGCAGGCGTTGAACCTGTTAGCTACGGTTCTGGGAGGATTGCTCGTAGTTGGGTTAATCGGTGGATGGCGACAGGTGCAACTATACGAACAAATTCGCGATCGCGCCTTGATTTCTAGCCAGCAGGCGCAACAACTCAGTGAAACGCTGAAAGAATTGCAAAACACCCAAGCTCAACTAATCCAAACTGAAAAAATGTCTAGCCTGGGCCAACTAGTGGCTGGAGTGGCACACGAAATCAATAATCCCGCCAATTTTATTCATGCCAATCTCAACCATGCCAGTCAATACAGCCAAGACATTCTCGATTTGCTAAAGCTTTACGAACAAGCCTACCCAAATCCTACACCAGAAATTAGCGATCGCTCCCAAGAGCTTGATATTGAGTTTCTCGCAGAAGATTTACCTAAACTAATGGCATCGATGCAAGTGGGAACCAAACGTATCCGTCAAATTGTGCTGTCGCTGCGTAATTTTTCCCGCCTTGATGAAGCAGACATGAAGTTTGTAGACATTAATGAAGGATTAGACAACACTCTGATGATTCTGAATCATCGCCTGACAGCCACGCCTAATCAATCAGAAATTCAAATCGTTAAGAAGTACGGTGATTTACCTCTAGTAGAATGCTATGCAGGGCAACTCAATCAGGTGTTTATGAATGTTCTAGCCAATGCGATCGATGCTATAGAAGAGTCATTAGTAAAGAATCAAAGACAAATTTGTATTCGGACTGAACTCAGTGATGATAAGCAAGTGATAATTCAGATTTATGACAACGGAGTTGGTATGTCAGAAGAGGTAAAGCAACGAGTATTTGACTATATGTTTACTACGAAACCTGTGGGCAAAGGCATCGGATTAGGAATGGCGATCGCTTATCAAATTATCGTAGACAAACATGCAGGAAGTATTGAAGTTGATTCAACCCCAGGACGTGGCACACAGTTTACTATCCGTATTCCTTTAAAGAGTAAAAATTCCTAA
- a CDS encoding Uma2 family endonuclease: MLLKLQQIIVKPGQQMLLQDISWQQLENILEEMGERRAARISYSHGWLEIMVPLPEHEKDKELIGDLVKVLLEILQIDFEPFGSTTLKNERMRQAVEPDTSFYIQNQAAIIGKNRIDLTIDPPPDLAIEIDITSRTRFENYELLGVPELWRYTQQSLEISLLKEGKYITSESSPNFPGIPIVELVNEYVQQCLTIGRSQAMRNFRDWVKNNL, encoded by the coding sequence ATGCTTTTAAAACTACAACAAATTATCGTTAAACCTGGTCAACAAATGTTACTCCAAGATATTAGTTGGCAGCAGTTAGAAAATATTTTAGAAGAAATGGGAGAAAGGCGTGCTGCCCGGATTTCTTATAGTCATGGCTGGTTAGAAATTATGGTTCCCCTACCAGAACACGAAAAAGATAAAGAACTTATTGGTGATTTAGTCAAAGTCTTGTTAGAAATACTCCAAATTGATTTTGAACCTTTTGGTTCTACGACACTTAAAAATGAGCGAATGCGGCAAGCAGTAGAACCAGATACCAGTTTTTATATTCAAAATCAAGCTGCTATTATTGGTAAAAATCGCATAGATTTAACTATAGACCCACCACCAGATTTAGCAATCGAAATTGATATTACTTCTCGAACTCGATTTGAGAATTATGAACTTTTGGGAGTTCCTGAACTTTGGCGATATACACAACAAAGTTTAGAAATTTCTTTGCTAAAAGAAGGGAAATATATAACATCTGAATCTAGTCCTAATTTTCCTGGTATCCCAATTGTTGAATTAGTGAATGAATATGTTCAGCAGTGTTTAACAATTGGGAGAAGTCAAGCTATGCGTAATTTTCGAGATTGGGTGAAGAATAATTTATAA
- a CDS encoding aldehyde dehydrogenase family protein: MTTPLSCRNYIDGQWLSAVGEATLESRNPANKTEIVATFPRSQVNDVDTAVAAARKAYRSWRTVPAPARAEYIFRVGEILLQHKEELAQLISREMGKPLTEARGDVQEGIDCAFYTAGEGRRLFGQTTPSEMSNKFAMTVRMPIGVCALITPWNFPVAIPCWKAMPALVCGNTVILKPAEDTSACATKLIEIFQQAGLPPGVINLVHGVGEEAGKALVEHPNVDLVSFTGSSETGAFVGATCGRTHKRVCLEMGGKNAQVVMEDADLELALDGAVWGAFGTTGQRCTATSRLILHRDIKEKFTTMLYERTSKLRLGAGNDTNTDIGPIVNEKQLKQVSKYLDIAREEGAKVLIGGEIASEGELKNGYFFQPTILDDVTPDMRVAREEIFGPVVALIEVSSFEEAIAILNDSNYGLSSSVYTRDINRAFTAMRDIEAGITYINGPTIGAEVHLPFGGVKQTGNGHREAGTTALDVFTEWKSVYVDFSGSLQRAQIDNRS, encoded by the coding sequence ATGACAACTCCGCTATCTTGCCGCAATTACATCGATGGTCAATGGTTGAGTGCTGTAGGGGAAGCAACTTTAGAAAGTCGTAACCCTGCAAACAAAACCGAAATCGTTGCCACATTTCCTCGTTCCCAAGTTAATGATGTAGATACAGCAGTAGCCGCCGCCCGTAAAGCCTACCGGAGTTGGCGTACAGTCCCGGCCCCAGCGAGGGCAGAATACATCTTTCGCGTCGGCGAAATATTACTCCAGCATAAAGAAGAACTTGCCCAGTTAATCAGTCGAGAGATGGGTAAACCTCTGACAGAAGCTAGGGGAGATGTGCAAGAAGGTATCGACTGTGCCTTTTACACTGCTGGCGAAGGACGGCGACTATTTGGACAAACCACACCGTCGGAAATGTCCAATAAATTCGCCATGACTGTGCGAATGCCCATCGGTGTTTGTGCCTTAATTACTCCCTGGAATTTCCCTGTGGCAATTCCTTGCTGGAAAGCTATGCCTGCTTTGGTGTGTGGTAATACAGTCATCCTCAAACCTGCTGAAGATACCTCTGCTTGTGCAACTAAATTAATTGAAATTTTCCAACAAGCAGGTTTACCACCAGGAGTAATTAACTTGGTGCATGGTGTAGGAGAAGAAGCGGGGAAAGCTTTGGTTGAGCATCCCAACGTAGATTTGGTATCGTTTACTGGTTCTTCAGAAACGGGTGCTTTTGTTGGTGCTACTTGCGGACGGACTCACAAGCGCGTCTGTCTAGAAATGGGTGGTAAAAATGCCCAAGTGGTGATGGAAGATGCCGATTTGGAACTTGCCTTAGATGGTGCAGTGTGGGGAGCATTTGGAACAACCGGTCAACGGTGTACGGCCACTAGTCGCCTGATTTTGCATCGTGATATTAAAGAAAAATTTACCACCATGCTTTACGAGCGTACTAGTAAGTTACGCTTGGGTGCTGGCAATGACACTAATACAGATATTGGCCCGATTGTCAATGAAAAGCAACTTAAACAGGTAAGCAAGTATTTGGATATCGCCCGTGAGGAAGGAGCAAAGGTTTTAATTGGTGGAGAAATTGCTAGTGAAGGCGAATTGAAAAATGGTTACTTTTTTCAGCCAACTATTTTGGATGATGTAACTCCCGATATGCGGGTTGCCCGTGAAGAGATATTTGGGCCAGTGGTGGCATTAATTGAGGTTAGTTCTTTTGAGGAAGCGATCGCAATTCTCAACGATAGCAATTACGGACTTTCTTCTTCAGTTTACACCCGCGATATCAATCGGGCTTTTACTGCCATGCGCGACATCGAAGCAGGTATCACTTATATTAACGGCCCTACTATTGGTGCAGAAGTACATTTGCCCTTTGGTGGGGTGAAACAAACTGGTAACGGACACCGCGAAGCCGGAACTACTGCCTTGGATGTTTTCACAGAATGGAAAAGTGTTTATGTTGACTTTTCTGGAAGTTTGCAACGCGCTCAGATAGATAACCGCAGTTAA
- a CDS encoding PAS domain S-box protein: MFSKKVQSYINQIIVEEEEIPQDEKVFCRQADTAPLMIWMAGCNALYCYLNSNWLEFTGTHLKTGASASARGQEISNIWASSVHPEDRLRCNNIYLKAFATDDSFQRQYRLRRADGEYRWILDTAAPRFAVDGSFVGYIGYCVDVTEVQPSLRENCSASTNPSRCLRKLTEQKQAAELTKAQKQLQAETAKRQLVEAQLRQKTSEFTAILQVLPDLYFRIDADGNILDYKPGKIDNSYMTTEDCQGLSLRECLPDVVRDRFQQAITQVLATESSVSFEYTLPLLQGNNNFEARLLPLPDQQIIVLIRDTSDKVQAALVESDAKFRTIIENANNVIFALSLEGIFSYVSPNWTQIFGHEVAEVEGKSFIPFIHPDDVHICVDYFQKIATTTQKQDAIEYRIKHKDGTWRWHTSNSSAIRDVNGNILNFVGICHDITDRKQAEEALAERARLANFRAEVDAALTQSDSLQNMMRRCTDALVEHLDAAFARIWTLNKKTNVLELQVSSGIYTHINGPHRYVPVGQFKIGLIAEEGKPHQTNSVQTDPRVGNKEWAKREGMVAFAGYPLIVEDETVGVIAMFCRQMVTESTFKALEFAAQEIAIGIKRKQAEVALRESVQREALLNRLSNQIRASLDLNYIVETAVQEIRNLFQIDRCAFFWYRQDTEVPYWEKVYEAKSSSLGCLLNDREATNAEIELIAAKTLNKEIIRINDIETVGNGTAQLFLQKFGFTAFMSLPVHTQSGEIGAFSCGSYQGFRPWLDNEVDLLQAVTVQLAIAIDQAKLYTQSRITAQTAQDKAQQLETALLELQQTQAQLIQTEKMSSLGQLVAGIAHEINNPVNFIYGNISHARQYTKDLLHLVELYQQSYSPATPKIHEQIDTIDLDFLKQDLPKILDSMNMGAERIRQIVLSLRNFSRLDEDGTKAVDIHEGINSTLLLLQNRLKSKPGHPEIQVIRDYGNLPPVVCQPGEMNQVFMNLLANAIDVLEESFVISHLSLVNNSKQMTSPQIRIRTFIQEDRVIISFADNGLGMTEEVRKRLFDPFFTTKAVGKGTGMGLSISYQIVVQKHGGQIQCISAPGEGAEFVIMIPLHGQSST; the protein is encoded by the coding sequence GTGTTTTCTAAAAAGGTGCAGAGCTACATTAACCAAATCATAGTCGAAGAGGAAGAAATACCACAGGATGAAAAAGTATTTTGCCGACAGGCGGATACTGCTCCTCTGATGATTTGGATGGCTGGATGCAATGCACTTTATTGTTACTTAAATTCAAATTGGTTGGAATTTACTGGAACCCATCTAAAAACAGGCGCGTCTGCATCGGCGCGAGGACAAGAGATAAGCAATATCTGGGCTTCTAGCGTCCATCCAGAAGATAGACTGCGATGTAATAATATATACTTAAAAGCATTTGCGACGGATGATTCCTTTCAGAGGCAATATCGCCTGCGTCGGGCTGATGGCGAATATCGCTGGATTTTAGATACAGCTGCGCCACGATTTGCAGTAGATGGCAGCTTTGTCGGTTACATCGGTTACTGTGTGGATGTAACAGAAGTGCAACCTAGCCTGAGAGAGAACTGCTCGGCATCTACAAATCCATCTCGTTGTCTACGCAAATTAACAGAACAAAAACAGGCGGCAGAATTAACAAAAGCCCAAAAGCAACTACAAGCCGAAACAGCAAAACGCCAACTAGTTGAAGCACAGTTACGCCAAAAAACATCAGAATTTACAGCAATTTTGCAAGTGCTTCCTGATTTGTACTTTCGTATTGATGCTGATGGAAATATTCTGGATTACAAGCCAGGAAAAATAGATAATTCGTATATGACAACAGAAGATTGTCAGGGTTTGAGTTTGCGAGAATGCCTACCAGATGTTGTTCGCGATCGCTTCCAGCAAGCAATAACTCAAGTCCTTGCAACTGAATCTTCAGTCAGTTTTGAATATACTTTACCGCTCCTACAAGGAAATAATAATTTTGAAGCTAGGTTATTGCCGTTACCAGACCAGCAAATCATAGTTCTTATCCGCGACACCAGCGACAAAGTACAAGCAGCACTAGTAGAAAGCGATGCCAAGTTTCGCACCATTATTGAAAATGCCAATAACGTTATTTTTGCCCTGAGCCTTGAGGGAATATTTTCCTATGTTTCTCCTAACTGGACTCAAATTTTTGGGCATGAGGTTGCAGAAGTTGAAGGCAAATCCTTTATTCCCTTCATACATCCTGACGATGTACATATCTGTGTAGATTATTTCCAAAAAATTGCGACAACAACCCAAAAGCAAGACGCAATTGAATACCGGATAAAACACAAAGATGGTACTTGGCGATGGCATACAAGCAACTCATCTGCTATTAGAGATGTTAATGGTAATATTCTAAACTTCGTTGGCATTTGCCATGACATCACCGATCGCAAACAAGCAGAAGAAGCTCTAGCAGAACGGGCGCGTTTAGCAAATTTTCGTGCCGAGGTAGACGCGGCCCTGACTCAGAGTGACAGCTTACAAAATATGATGCGCCGTTGCACTGACGCTTTAGTTGAACATCTTGATGCAGCCTTTGCTCGCATCTGGACGCTGAACAAAAAAACAAATGTATTGGAGTTGCAAGTCAGTTCTGGGATATATACCCACATTAATGGGCCCCATAGATATGTGCCAGTAGGTCAATTCAAAATTGGTTTAATTGCCGAAGAAGGCAAACCTCATCAGACAAACTCTGTGCAGACAGATCCCCGCGTGGGTAACAAAGAATGGGCAAAGCGAGAGGGTATGGTTGCCTTTGCTGGCTATCCCCTGATTGTTGAAGATGAAACTGTAGGGGTAATAGCCATGTTTTGCCGCCAAATGGTGACAGAATCAACTTTTAAAGCCCTAGAATTCGCTGCCCAGGAGATTGCCATTGGCATCAAGCGCAAACAAGCAGAAGTCGCACTCAGAGAAAGCGTCCAACGGGAAGCATTACTTAATCGTCTTTCTAACCAGATTCGAGCTTCCTTGGATCTCAATTACATTGTAGAAACCGCAGTGCAGGAGATCCGTAACTTATTCCAGATCGATCGCTGCGCCTTCTTTTGGTATCGACAAGATACTGAGGTTCCCTACTGGGAGAAAGTATACGAAGCAAAAAGTTCCTCTTTAGGCTGTCTGCTTAACGATCGAGAAGCAACTAATGCAGAAATCGAACTCATCGCCGCCAAAACCTTGAATAAAGAAATCATCCGCATTAATGATATTGAGACTGTGGGTAATGGCACTGCCCAGCTATTTTTGCAGAAGTTTGGTTTCACTGCCTTTATGTCGCTACCCGTACACACCCAATCTGGCGAAATAGGTGCATTTAGTTGTGGTTCTTATCAGGGCTTCCGGCCTTGGCTAGACAACGAAGTAGATTTACTACAAGCAGTTACAGTTCAATTAGCGATCGCCATTGACCAAGCTAAACTCTACACCCAAAGTCGCATCACGGCCCAAACTGCCCAAGACAAAGCCCAGCAGCTAGAAACTGCATTACTAGAACTTCAACAAACCCAAGCGCAACTGATTCAAACTGAAAAAATGTCCAGTTTAGGACAATTGGTTGCAGGTATTGCCCACGAAATCAATAATCCCGTAAATTTTATTTACGGCAATATTAGCCACGCCCGTCAATATACTAAAGATTTGTTGCACTTGGTAGAACTTTATCAACAGAGTTACTCCCCAGCAACACCAAAGATTCACGAACAAATTGACACCATTGATTTAGACTTTCTCAAGCAAGATTTGCCCAAAATTCTGGATTCTATGAACATGGGAGCCGAACGCATTCGGCAGATAGTCCTATCTTTACGCAATTTTTCTCGCCTTGATGAAGACGGTACGAAAGCAGTAGATATTCATGAAGGTATTAACAGCACCTTACTGCTGTTGCAAAATCGCCTGAAATCCAAACCGGGACATCCCGAAATCCAAGTAATCCGAGACTATGGCAACCTACCACCAGTAGTCTGTCAGCCTGGAGAGATGAATCAGGTGTTTATGAATTTGTTGGCAAATGCGATCGATGTTTTAGAGGAGTCATTTGTCATTAGTCATTTGTCATTAGTAAACAACTCTAAACAAATGACTTCTCCCCAAATTCGCATTCGTACCTTCATCCAAGAAGACCGTGTAATCATTAGCTTTGCCGACAATGGACTAGGTATGACTGAAGAAGTACGCAAACGCTTATTTGATCCCTTCTTTACTACAAAAGCCGTGGGTAAAGGCACGGGTATGGGGTTGTCAATTAGCTACCAAATTGTCGTACAAAAACACGGCGGACAAATCCAGTGTATTTCAGCACCAGGAGAAGGTGCGGAGTTTGTCATTATGATTCCACTACATGGGCAATCTTCAACATAG